One genomic window of Medicago truncatula cultivar Jemalong A17 chromosome 1, MtrunA17r5.0-ANR, whole genome shotgun sequence includes the following:
- the LOC11411746 gene encoding uncharacterized protein, with protein MAEGNSGADIHRILAAVKSSEVVEDRVQLFTDLGNLSLKEASESDHASVMNCLVTYWETFTCLDVTQCMLNRSILQVALKNIDFNLPSCLLQTLILGVKASIWSGKHLQMTLLSTEESQEDEHSSVFYQLLLEILRFSASTFSALLKFTDISNKELMNNVEIFTIEVLNLTKDSISEAKKIQSFGSEILKATHTVIDVVVKLCKVRSELINWEACDEKQSRFDKPIHVVHAINITKYTIEKLSQIGVLAANDGGSLVNILSISWKGVVSLLQIGGGHLTEVDIANIVVSLLVLIAEPLKCAAEVWSSSLNETISVTEAKRIFVPVKFYLINAVKICSLYPHQTYTVYREIAHCILTITSFWILANNENLLKNASAVIAELLEETTLDLVLSLLISDKLKLEQKLEVMEWLFVNEDSHSGLDCPTLAACNFTLVNKIFLSSCEDISRSRVLMLGRVVLFINFLKYSLKLDEDVKVAITQKLNWFLDVLVEEDVYSCMLVLQLPSLSGSGKTAELVWQPMFTLLLQAFKTFMIVISSSTAWSELQSFLLENFFHPHFLCWEIVMQCWCFVLQYAETQMANNIISKLCSLLKLLGSSDSVFLPHSSFRKLTRSFCLLLTCCEKSVVEEVFMSIVGDRRSHLSQILCLALFIEGFSLDLLSDEFRKTSIQTIISDYFDFIDNFNEASLTACSSSLFGIPVFILSASLQSSLQSIKERLPEIDARAIKFLVSISSNYKSTVDKEIKDHSLRLFGEILVIISYLEHLYKSNDIEQAIIQIENIFITEPPVLLYKCKPHLAQFLTGLVHMEFSESDDGDAKSRAAWELFHLILTERHWAFTHLALTAFGYFAAHTTCCQLWRFLPPDAALSYDIISGTETTKERFYAELREFLNKQNALLTVAPSPEQLELLRREGLMLKQMIHNISVNAERRDGCENMEIDDKNQLNSMEVDDMNQTNKKRKLPAGISKGVELLKNGLKIIGDGLSEWQLNQFETNELHVKYSAQFSRLEDAITHFEELAGSGEVCLSPIQSNLRG; from the exons AAACTTTCACATGTTTGGATGTTACCCAATGCATGCTAAACAGAAGTATTCTACAGGTCGCCTTAAAAAACATAGATTTTAACCTACCTAGCTGTTTACTGCAAACTCTCATTCTTGGAGTCAAG GCTAGTATATGGTCTGGCAAACATCTACAAATGACTCTTTTGTCGACAGAAGAATCTCAGGAAGATGAACACAGCTCTGTATTTTACCAG CTTCTTTTGGAGATCCTAAGATTTTCAGCATCAACTTTTTCAGCCTTGTTGAAATTCACCGATATTAGTAACAAGGAATTGATGAACAATGTTGAAATTTTCACTATAGAAGTGTTAAATCTAACTAAAGATTCTATATCTGAAGCCAAG AAAATTCAATCATTTGGATCAGAGATATTAAAGGCCACACACACGGTCATTGATGTTGTTGTAAAGCTATGCAAGGTGCGTTCTGAATTAATAAACTGGGAGGCTTGTGATGAAAAACAGTCAAGGTTTGACAAACCTATTCATGTTGTCCATGCTATCAACATAACAAAATACACAATAGAAAAGCTGTCTCAAATTGGTGTTCTTGCTGCGAATGATGGTGGCAGTTTAGTCAATATTCTTAGTATCTCCTGGAAAGGTGTTGTTTCTTTGCTTCAAATTGGTGGGGGGCATCTTACAGAAGTGGATATAGCAAATATAGTGGTATCTTTGCTTGTATTAATAGCCGAGCCTTTGAAATGTGCTGCTGAGGTTTGGTCATCATCACTGAATGAAACTATTTCTGTAACTGAAGCTAAAAGGATATTTGTGCCAGTGAAATTTTACCTGATCAATGCAGTTAAAATATGCTCACTGTATCCTCATCAGACCTACACGGTGTACAGGGAGATCGCACATTGCATTCTCACTATCACTTCATTTTGGATTTTAGCAAATAATGAAAATCTTCTGAAAAATGCATCAGCAGTGATAGCGGAGCTATTGGAGGAAACAACCTTGGATTTGGTGTTGTCTTTGCTAATATCTGATAAACTAAAACTGGAACAGAAGCTTGAGGTAATGGAATGGCTATTTGTTAATGAAGATTCTCATTCTGGCCTTGATTGTCCAACATTAGCTGCTTGTAACTTTACATtggttaacaaaatatttttaagtagCTGTGAAGACATAAGCCGATCAAGAGTACTAATGCTTGGCCGAGTTGTTTTGTTTATTAACTTCCTTAAATATTCTCTCAAGCTTGATGAGGATGTGAAAGTAGCGATCACTCAGAAGCTTAATTGGTTTTTGGATGTTTTAGTTGAGGAAGATGTATATTCTTGTATGCTTGTTTTGCAACTTCCATCATTATCTGGCTCTGGAAAAACAGCTGAACTGGTGTGGCAGCCTATGTTTACTCTCCTCTTGCAAGCATTCAAAACCTTCATGATAGTGATCTCTTCAAGTACAGCTTGGAGTGAGTTGCAGTCCTTCTTACTTGAGAACTTCTTTCATCCTCACTTCCTTTGTTGGGAGATTGTGATGCAATGCTGGTGCTTTGTACTGCAATATGCTGAAACACAAATGGCAAACAACATAATTAGCAAACTATGTTCATTACTTAAGCTGTTGGGATCCTCCGACTCAGTTTTCCTTCCTCATTCTTCCTTCAGGAAATTGACAAGATCATTTTGCTTGCTTCTAACCTGTTGTGAAAAATCAGTGGTTGAAGAGGTGTTTATGTCAATTGTTGGTGATCGGAGATCACACTTGTCACAAATATTGTGTTTGGCTCTGTTCATTGAAGGGTTTTCGCTTGATTTGCTGTCTGATGAGTTCAGAAAAACTTCCATTCAAACAATTATATCTGATTATTTTGACTTCATCGACAACTTTAATGAAGCTTCATTGACGGCATGCTCCTCCAGTTTGTTTGGCATTCCAGTTTTTATTCTCTCTGCTTCTTTGCAATCTTCTTTGCAATCAAT CAAGGAAAGACTACCTGAGATTGATGCAAGGGCCATAAAGTTTTTGGTTTCAATTAGTTCTAACTACAAAAGTACTGTTGACAAAGAAATAAAGGACCATTCTCTTCGGCTTTTTGGTGAAATTCTAGTGATCATTTCATATCTGGAACATCTATACAAATCGAATGATATTGAACAGGCCATAATACAGATTGAAAATATCTTTATCACTGAGCCTCCAGTCCTTTTGTACAAATGCAAACCACATTTGGCTCAGTTCCTCACTGGACTTGTTCACATGGAATTTTCAGAAAGTGACGATGGTGATGCAAAAAGTCGTGCTGCATGGGAATTATTTCACTTGATCTTGACAGAGCGACACTGGGCATTCACACATTTAGCATTAACTGCATTTGGATATTTTGCTGCTCACACAACTTGCTGTCAGCTATGGAGATTTCTTCCACCAGATGCAGCACTTTCATATGATATAATTTCAGGAACAGAGACAACTAAGGAGAGATTTTATGCTGAGCTTAGAGAATTTCTTAATAAGCAAAATGCTCTTCTAACAGTTGCACCAAGTCCTGAACAGCTTGAGCTGCTACGACGAGAAGGTCTTATGCTTAAGCAGATGATCCATAACATTTCAGTCAATGCTGAAAGGAGAGATGGATGTGAGAACATGGAAATTGATGACAAGAACCAATTAAATAGCATGGAAGTTGATGACATgaaccaaacaaataaaaaaaggaaacttCCAGCAGGAATTAGCAAAGGAGTGGAATTGCTGAAAAACGGTTTGAAGATTATTGGTGACGGTCTTTCAGAGTGGCAGCTTAATCAGTTTGAAACCAATGAACTGCATGTCAAGTATTCTGCTCAGTTTTCTCGACTTGAAGATGCAATTACTCACTTCGAGGAATTGGCTGGGAGTGGCGAGGTATGTTTATCTCCTATTCAGAGCAATTTGCGAGGTTGA
- the LOC11409080 gene encoding probable glutathione S-transferase — MAEVKLHGFWYSPYTLRVVWTLNLKGIPYENIEEDRFNKSPLLLQYNPIHKKTPVLVHDGKPICESMIIVEYIDEIWPQNTLLPADPYDRAQARFWVKYVDELISVIAAFLHSKVGEEREKARENLWERLRVIEDQCLDDRKTFYGGDTINIVDIALGSFIKFIEVQEDMFKVKILQSERFPRLHLWFNNFKDAPVIKENTPDQEKLVAFLNPLIEKIKAVKASS; from the exons ATGGCAGAGGTGAAACTACACGGATTTTGGTATAGTCCTTATACTTTGAGGGTAGTATGGACCTTGAATCTAAAGGGTATACCATATGAGAACATAGAGGAAGATCGTTTCAATAAAAGTCCTCTGCTTCTTCAATATAACCCAATACACAAGAAGACTCCAGTGTTGGTTCATGATGGAAAACCCATATGCGAGTCAATGATCATTGTTGAATACATTGATGAGATATGGCCACAAAACACATTGCTTCCTGCTGATCCTTATGATAGAGCTCAAGCCcgattttgggttaaatatgtcgATGAATTG ATTTCGGTAATTGCAGCATTCCTCCATAGCAAAGTTGGTGAAGAGCGTGAAAAGGCCAGAGAAAATTTATGGGAGCGACTCAGAGTTATTGAGGATCAGTGTTTGGATGATCGGAAGACATTTTATGGGGGAGACACCATTAACATTGTAGACATAGCTCTTGGatcttttatcaaatttattgagGTTCAGGAAGATATGTTTAAAGTGAAGATCTTGCAAAGTGAGAGATTTCCCCGATTGCATTTATGGTTTAATAATTTTAAGGATGCTCCCGTCATCAAAGAAAACACCCCTGACCAAGAGAAGTTGGTGGCCTTTCTTAATCCTCTAATTGAAAAAATCAAGGCAGTCAAGGCATCTTCTTGA